The Aspergillus chevalieri M1 DNA, chromosome 5, nearly complete sequence genome includes a region encoding these proteins:
- a CDS encoding putative flavin containing polyamine oxidase (COG:Q;~EggNog:ENOG410QEEM;~InterPro:IPR001613,IPR036188,IPR002937;~PFAM:PF13450,PF01593;~SECRETED:SignalP(1-24);~go_function: GO:0016491 - oxidoreductase activity [Evidence IEA];~go_process: GO:0055114 - oxidation-reduction process [Evidence IEA]), with protein sequence MILKMRALLTSALLAGWAIHGCSGYIPRPRTDGETCTKTTVAVLGGGMAGITAAQALHNASIDDYVILEYRDRIGGRVWNTDFGQDKDGNPYSLEFGANWLQGVGSETTENPVWTLAKKYNLKNHYSNYSSILTYNETGYTDYSDLLDAYDEASTEAGENAGRILTENLQDQTARTGLAVAGWRPRKDDMAAQAVEWWSWDWEDAFSPETSSFVFGMAGENLTFNQFGEDNNLVIDPRGYREIITGEASTFLQPDDHRLHLNTQVTDIEYSPHGVTIHNKDGSCVSAAYAICTFSLGVLQNDAVKFTPALPPWKQTAIHKFNMGTYTKIFMQFNETFWPDDTQYFLYASPTTRGYYPVFQSLSTEGFLPGSNIIFVTVVSEQSYRVEQQSDEETKEEVLEVLREMFPNKDIPEPIDFGYPRWTKEEWAFGSYSNWPAGTTLEMHQNLRANADRLWFAGEATSAAYFGFLHGAWFEGKEAGDQVAALLQGRCAEVEGIDEGCTGRVHYSPLHGTTPEDAYSAENGWLVDSVTVTA encoded by the exons ATGATTCTCAAAATGCGCGCTCTTTTGACATCGGCTCTTCTCGCCGGATGGGCTATCCACGGCTGTTCCGGCTACATACCACGACCCCGGACCGACGGTGAGACCTGCACCAAAACCACAGTGGCTGTCCT CGGAGGAGGGATGGCGGGTATCACAGCGGCG CAAGCGTTGCATAATGCCTCCATCGACGACTATGTAATTCTCGAGTATCGCGATCGAATTGGTGGGCGTGTCTGGAATACGGATTTCGGCCAGGATAAGGACGGGAATCCGTACAGTCTTGAATTTGGTGCAAATTGG CTCCAAGGCGTTGGCTCTGAGACTACTG AAAACCCTGTGTGGACTCTG GCCAAAAAATACAACCTCAAAAACCACTACTCGAACTACAGCTCTATCCTAACCTACAACGAGACCGGCTACACCGACTACAGCGATCTGCTGGATGCCTACGACGAAGCCTCCACAGAGGCCGGTGAAAACGCCGGCCGCATCTTGACCGAGAATCTGCAGGATCAAACCGCTCGCACCGGACTTGCTGTGGCTGGCTGGAGACCGCGAAAGGATGATATGGCAGCTCAGGCGGTTGAATGGTGGAGCTGGG ACTGGGAGGACGCTTTCTCCCCCGAAACAAGCTCGTTCGTTTTTGGTATGGCCGGCGAGAATCTCACGTTCAACCAATTTGGCGAGGACAACAACCTCGTTATTGATCCTAGAGGCTACCGCGAGATCATCACCGGTGAAGCGTCGACATTCCTCCAGCCCGACGACCACCGACTCCATCTCAACACCCAGGTGACGGACATTGAGTACAGCCCGCACGGTGTGACCATCCACAACAAGGACGGCAGCTGCGTGTCTGCCGCGTACGCAATCTGCACGTTCTCTCTGGGCGTTTTGCAAAATGACGCCGTCAAGTTTACTCCCGCTCTTCCGCCGTGGAAGCAAACCGCGATCCATAAGTTCAACATGGGCACGTACACCAAGATTTTCATGCAGTTCAACGAAACCTTCTGGCCCGACGACACACAGTATTTCCTGTATGCTTCACCCACTACTCGTGGCTACTACCCTGTATTCCAATCTCTCTCGACCGAAGGCTTTCTCCCGGGTTCGAATATCATCTTCGTGACCGTTGTCTCCGAACAATCCTACCGCGTCGAGCAACAATCTGACGAGGAGACCAAAGAAGAAGTCCTTGAGGTCCTGCGCGAGATGTTCCCTAACAAAGACATCCCCGAACCAATTGACTTTGGCTATCCCCGCTGGACGAAGGAGGAATGGGCCTTCGGTAGTTACTCCAACTGGCCGGCTGGCACAACACTAGAGATGCACCAGAACCTGCGCGCTAATGCCGACCGGCTGTGGTTCGCGGGCGAGGCAACCAGCGCGGCGTACTTTGGTTTCCTGCATGGTGCGTGGTTCGAGGGCAAAGAGGCCGGTGACCAGGTCGCAGCGCTGCTGCAGGGTCGCTGTGCGGAGGTCGAGGGCATCGACGAGGGGTGTACTGGAAGAGTGCACTATAGCCCACTGCATGGAACGACGCCGGAGGATGCGTATAGTGCTGAGAACGGGTGGTTGGTGGATAGTGTGACCGTGACGGCGTAA
- a CDS encoding uncharacterized protein (COG:S;~EggNog:ENOG410Q28H;~TransMembrane:1 (o21-39i)), whose amino-acid sequence MISAIPNLPASRPRPGPVGRWYLPAMALISIGFGISNYYSQSATNARIESQIREEERLKRNRQLMDAYGHKDSLEDVERASKAYEN is encoded by the exons ATGATCTCCGCCATCCCAAACCTCCCCGCTTCTCGACCACGCCCAGGTCCCGTTGGACGATG GTATCTCCCTGCGATGGCTCTGATCAGCATCG GATTCGGAATCTCAAATTACTACTCCCAATCAGCCACTAATGCCCGAATTGAGAGTCAGATCAGAGAAGAGGAGCGTCTCAAGCGGAACCGGCAGTTAATGGATGCATACGGGCACAAGGATAGCTTGGAGGATGTCGAACGGGCGTCGAAGGCTTATGAAAATTGA